The Pseudomonas baetica genome includes a region encoding these proteins:
- a CDS encoding DUF4892 domain-containing protein translates to MRSFSLLALCCFSSVSFAADVPGSQDLQIVPRLADAQIVDYRPPVELERIYPLGSIRKISGQLRFDSQVTARGQTTSVTYELPPEHSATEAFTAAREALQKQDAELLFWCQARDCGESSLWANEVFGNAKLYGADEQQAYLLLRLAAPKDNTLVALYSITRGNRKAYLHVEQFEAGAPLGNLLPTSATLLRQLKSTGELDFPKLVNDPDDTWLRLISRGLNLDTTQRVTLSGPKAEAWRQALINQGVRAARMETGSVDGVGLRIDLLR, encoded by the coding sequence ATGCGCTCATTCAGTCTGCTGGCGCTGTGCTGTTTCAGTTCCGTTTCGTTCGCCGCCGATGTGCCGGGCAGTCAGGATCTGCAGATCGTGCCGCGCCTGGCCGATGCGCAAATCGTCGACTATCGCCCGCCCGTGGAGCTGGAGCGAATCTACCCGTTGGGTTCGATTCGCAAGATCAGCGGCCAGTTGCGCTTCGATAGCCAGGTCACGGCCCGTGGCCAGACCACGTCGGTGACTTACGAGTTGCCACCCGAACACTCCGCCACCGAAGCGTTTACTGCCGCCCGCGAAGCCCTGCAAAAGCAGGACGCCGAGTTGCTGTTCTGGTGTCAGGCCCGTGACTGCGGCGAAAGCAGCCTGTGGGCCAACGAGGTGTTCGGTAATGCCAAGTTGTACGGCGCCGACGAGCAACAGGCCTATCTGTTGCTGAGATTGGCCGCGCCGAAGGACAACACACTGGTGGCGCTCTACAGCATCACGCGCGGCAATCGAAAAGCCTATCTGCATGTCGAGCAGTTCGAGGCAGGGGCGCCGCTGGGCAATTTGCTGCCGACCTCCGCGACCCTGTTGCGCCAGCTTAAAAGCACCGGTGAACTCGACTTCCCCAAACTCGTCAATGATCCGGATGACACTTGGCTACGGCTGATTTCCCGTGGCTTGAACCTCGATACCACGCAGCGCGTGACGCTGTCCGGGCCGAAAGCCGAGGCCTGGCGCCAGGCATTGATCAATCAGGGCGTGCGGGCGGCGCGGATGGAAACCGGCAGTGTCGACGGCGTTGGCCTGCGCATCGATCTGTTGCGATAA
- a CDS encoding alpha/beta hydrolase — protein sequence MSQTVEEVRLSLPHIELAAHLFGPEDGLPVIALHGWLDNANSFARLAPKLKGLRIVALDMAGHGHSGHRPNGAGYALWDYAHDVLQVAEQLGWKRFGLLGHSMGAIVSLVLAGSLPDRVTHLALIDGVIPPTDKGENAAERMGMALQAQLDLREKRKPVYSTLDRAIEARMKGLVAVSREAAELLAQRGLMPVPGGYTWRTDNRLTLPSPLRLTQEQAMAFVQRIECPAQLVVAADGMLAKHPELLERLPFSREQLPGGHHLHLNDEAGADLVADCFNRFFAIP from the coding sequence ATGAGTCAGACCGTCGAAGAAGTGCGCCTGAGCCTGCCGCATATCGAGTTGGCCGCGCATTTGTTCGGCCCCGAGGACGGCTTGCCGGTGATCGCGCTGCATGGCTGGCTCGACAACGCCAACAGCTTTGCCCGTTTGGCGCCGAAGCTCAAAGGCCTGCGCATCGTTGCGCTGGACATGGCCGGGCACGGGCATTCCGGGCATCGGCCGAATGGCGCCGGGTATGCACTGTGGGACTATGCCCATGACGTGCTGCAAGTCGCCGAGCAACTGGGCTGGAAGCGTTTCGGCCTGCTCGGGCATTCGATGGGGGCCATTGTTTCGCTGGTACTGGCAGGCTCCTTGCCGGATCGCGTCACGCATCTGGCGCTGATCGACGGTGTAATTCCTCCTACAGATAAAGGCGAAAATGCTGCCGAACGCATGGGCATGGCCCTGCAAGCGCAACTGGATCTACGCGAGAAGCGTAAACCGGTCTACAGCACCCTCGACCGTGCCATCGAAGCGCGAATGAAAGGTCTGGTGGCGGTCAGTCGAGAGGCCGCAGAACTGTTGGCTCAGCGCGGCTTGATGCCGGTGCCCGGTGGTTACACTTGGCGCACTGATAATCGCCTGACCCTGCCATCGCCCTTGCGCCTGACCCAGGAGCAGGCGATGGCCTTCGTCCAGCGCATCGAATGCCCGGCGCAACTGGTGGTCGCGGCCGACGGCATGCTGGCCAAACATCCGGAGCTGCTGGAGCGTCTACCCTTTAGCCGGGAACAGCTGCCCGGCGGGCACCATTTGCACCTTAACGACGAGGCTGGTGCCGACCTTGTCGCAGACTGTTTCAATCGCTTCTTCGCCATTCCTTGA
- a CDS encoding AI-2E family transporter, protein MLNNDRLLVQILLLVLFGASLWVMAPFWSALFWGAVLAFASWPLMRLLTRLLNGRESLAAAILTLGWMLLVAAPLVWLGFNLADHVRDATAFIKDVQVDGLPEAPTWLGGLPFVGERLVGIWNSIDQQGAALMVSIKPYLGQVGNWLLARSAQIGGGILELTLSIVFVFFFYRDGPRLAAFVHGLLERLIGDRAGYYIDLVAGTVQRVVNGVIGTAAAQAVLALIGFLIAGVPGALVLGIVTFLLSLIPMGPPLVWVPATAWLAWKGEYGMAVFLGIWGTFIISGVDNVLKPYLISRGGNLPLVIVLLGVFGGLIAFGFIGLFIGPTLLAVAYSLLTDWSKSQARV, encoded by the coding sequence ATGCTCAATAACGATCGACTGCTGGTGCAGATTCTGCTGCTGGTGCTGTTTGGTGCCAGCCTGTGGGTGATGGCGCCGTTCTGGTCGGCGCTGTTCTGGGGGGCGGTACTGGCGTTTGCCAGTTGGCCGTTGATGCGCCTTCTGACCCGCCTGCTCAATGGTCGCGAATCGCTGGCTGCGGCGATTCTGACCTTGGGCTGGATGTTGTTGGTGGCGGCGCCGCTGGTCTGGCTGGGGTTCAACCTCGCCGATCATGTGCGCGATGCTACGGCGTTCATCAAGGATGTGCAGGTCGATGGTTTGCCCGAGGCGCCGACGTGGTTAGGTGGGCTGCCGTTTGTAGGTGAACGGCTGGTCGGGATCTGGAACAGCATCGATCAACAGGGCGCGGCGTTGATGGTGTCGATCAAGCCTTATCTGGGGCAGGTCGGTAACTGGCTGTTGGCGCGCAGTGCGCAAATCGGCGGCGGGATTCTCGAGCTGACGTTGAGCATCGTTTTTGTATTCTTTTTCTACCGCGACGGGCCGCGTCTGGCGGCGTTCGTGCATGGTTTGCTGGAACGTTTGATCGGTGATCGCGCTGGCTATTACATCGATCTGGTGGCCGGCACGGTGCAGCGGGTGGTCAACGGGGTGATTGGCACGGCGGCGGCGCAGGCGGTTCTGGCGTTGATCGGCTTTTTGATTGCCGGGGTGCCGGGGGCGCTGGTGTTGGGGATTGTGACGTTTCTGCTGAGTCTGATTCCGATGGGGCCACCGCTGGTCTGGGTACCGGCCACGGCCTGGCTGGCGTGGAAGGGTGAGTACGGGATGGCGGTGTTTCTCGGGATCTGGGGGACGTTCATCATCAGTGGCGTGGATAACGTGCTCAAGCCTTATCTGATCAGTCGCGGCGGGAATCTGCCGTTGGTGATTGTGTTGCTTGGGGTGTTTGGCGGGTTGATTGCGTTTGGGTTTATCGGGTTGTTTATCGGGCCTACGCTGTTGGCTGTTGCCTATAGTTTGTTGACGGATTGGAGTAAGAGTCAGGCTCGGGTTTAG